Proteins encoded in a region of the Halioglobus maricola genome:
- a CDS encoding arylsulfatase, which produces MLKRIISTLTLCAAAATPVFAAEKPNILVFWGDDIGITNISAYSDGIMGYRTPNIDRIADEGIRFTDYYGDQSCTAGRSSFITGQSPLRTGLSKVGMPGSEIGLKDRDLTIAEVLKDHGYVTGQFGKNHLGDKDEHLPTNHGFDEFFGNLYHLNAEEEPEDVDYPQAPWFKQMFGPRGVIRSYADGRIEDTGPLTRKRMENVDEEIVAAAKKFVDQSVQSGKPFFVWVNTTGMHFRTHPADKHLGKSGQDFYNDVMVAHDELVGEMLDQLDELKIAENTIVFYSTDNGVHYNTWPDAGITPFRSEKNSNWEGAYRVPAVMRWPAEVKPGQVSNAVMSHLDWMPTLVAAAGDADLKQDLLKGKRVGKKNSKLHLDGYNFVPYMKGEVDAGPRTEFIYHNDGGMPVCVRIGDWKIVYAENRAQTMALWAEPSVTLRVPKIFNLRRDPFERADHNSNTYWDWVIDKGAWMYMSGAVTTRYLETFAKYPPSQRPDSWSIDKLTDKYLQDLN; this is translated from the coding sequence ATGTTGAAGAGAATCATTAGTACCTTGACCCTCTGCGCGGCTGCTGCGACTCCTGTCTTCGCCGCCGAAAAACCCAATATTCTGGTGTTCTGGGGCGATGACATTGGCATCACCAATATCAGCGCTTACAGCGACGGCATCATGGGCTATCGCACGCCCAACATCGACCGGATTGCTGACGAGGGTATTCGATTTACCGACTACTACGGTGACCAGAGTTGCACGGCGGGCCGTTCCAGCTTTATTACCGGGCAGTCGCCTTTGCGCACAGGCCTGTCCAAAGTAGGCATGCCTGGCTCAGAGATCGGCCTTAAGGATAGAGATTTGACGATCGCCGAGGTGCTCAAGGATCACGGCTATGTCACTGGTCAGTTTGGCAAGAATCACCTTGGCGACAAGGACGAACATCTCCCGACCAACCACGGCTTCGACGAATTCTTCGGTAATCTTTATCACCTGAACGCCGAGGAAGAACCAGAGGATGTCGATTATCCCCAGGCGCCCTGGTTCAAGCAGATGTTTGGGCCGCGGGGGGTTATTCGCTCCTACGCTGATGGTCGTATCGAGGACACAGGCCCGCTGACGCGCAAGCGAATGGAAAATGTGGACGAGGAAATTGTTGCTGCGGCAAAGAAATTCGTCGACCAGTCGGTGCAATCCGGCAAGCCATTCTTTGTCTGGGTAAATACCACCGGGATGCACTTCCGCACCCATCCTGCGGACAAGCATCTGGGTAAATCCGGACAGGATTTTTATAACGACGTCATGGTTGCCCACGACGAACTGGTGGGCGAAATGCTCGACCAGCTGGATGAATTGAAGATCGCTGAGAACACGATCGTATTCTATTCCACCGATAATGGCGTGCACTACAACACCTGGCCCGATGCCGGTATCACTCCGTTCCGCAGTGAGAAAAACTCCAACTGGGAAGGTGCTTACCGTGTGCCGGCGGTGATGCGCTGGCCTGCAGAGGTGAAGCCTGGTCAGGTCTCAAACGCGGTGATGTCCCATCTGGACTGGATGCCCACGCTGGTAGCGGCGGCGGGCGATGCAGACCTGAAGCAAGACCTGTTGAAAGGTAAGCGGGTCGGTAAAAAGAACTCAAAATTGCATCTGGATGGCTACAATTTCGTGCCTTATATGAAAGGTGAAGTTGACGCGGGTCCACGCACCGAATTTATCTACCACAACGATGGTGGGATGCCGGTATGTGTGCGCATTGGCGATTGGAAAATTGTTTACGCTGAGAACCGCGCCCAGACGATGGCACTTTGGGCCGAGCCTTCGGTAACCTTGCGAGTTCCCAAGATATTCAACCTGCGCCGGGATCCGTTTGAGCGCGCGGACCACAATTCCAATACCTATTGGGACTGGGTTATCGACAAGGGTGCATGGATGTATATGTCTGGTGCGGTGACCACACGGTATCTTGAGACTTTCGCCAAGTACCCGCCCAGCCAGCGCCCTGATTCCTGGTCTATCGACAAGCTGACCGACAAATATCTGCAAGATCTGAACTGA